A section of the bacterium genome encodes:
- a CDS encoding DUF523 domain-containing protein, translated as MKTILFVSHCLLNPEVRADGISKPDVNTVKAVGKLISGHDVLLEQLPCPEFSFLGKRAKMPKDEYEKITGFREHCAGLAQSVVKTLEDFKGIDHKIIIGIARSPSCSLSKVYRGEKLVNENGIFIEEIKKRIGKNIKFLEIDYKNFVDSVEKLNRYLPASYSHRIR; from the coding sequence ATGAAAACTATTCTGTTTGTATCACATTGTCTATTAAATCCTGAAGTTAGAGCAGACGGGATTTCTAAACCTGACGTAAATACAGTAAAGGCTGTTGGTAAATTAATATCTGGACATGATGTTTTATTAGAACAACTGCCATGTCCTGAATTCTCTTTTCTTGGGAAGCGGGCTAAAATGCCAAAGGATGAGTATGAAAAGATAACTGGTTTTAGAGAACATTGCGCAGGATTAGCCCAAAGTGTAGTAAAAACACTAGAAGATTTTAAGGGGATAGATCATAAAATAATAATTGGCATAGCGCGTTCTCCTTCATGTTCGTTAAGTAAGGTCTATCGCGGCGAGAAACTAGTTAATGAAAATGGAATTTTTATTGAAGAAATAAAAAAAAGGATAGGGAAGAACATAAAATTCCTTGAAATTGATTATAAGAATTTTGTAGATTCAGTAGAGAAACTGAATAGATATTTGCCTGCATCTTACTCGCACAGAATTCGCTGA